The window TCTTGGTGGAAGTGACACAAAACTTACATTTTCACCAAGCGGATTTTCTATCTATATGATGGTAGGGCTTCAAGGTTCTGGTAAGACCACCACAGCTGGAAAGCTTGCCGGGCTTTTAAAAAAGCAGGGCAAGAACCCTTTGCTTGTTGCCTGTGATATATACAGACCTGCTGCAATAAAACAATTAGAAGTTGTTGCACAAAAGGTTGGAGTGAAATGTTTTGCAGATTACAACAGCAAAGATGCTGTTAAGATAGCAAAGGAAGGCATTGAGTTTGCAAAGGCAAGCAGGTGCGATGTTGCCATTGTTGACACTGCAGGAAGACTTCACATAAATCAAGAGCTTATGGACGAGCTGGTTGCAATCAAAAATGCAATAAAACCGACAGAAATTTTGCTTGTATTAGATGCCATGACAGGACAAGATGCTGTGAATGTTGCTGCAGCTTTCAATGAGCAGCTTGGCATAGATGGAATTATTATGACAAAGCTTGACGGTGACACACGAGGCGGAGCTGCTCTTTCTGTCAAAGCTATAACTGGCAAACCAATAAAGTTTGCCGGTGTTGGCGAGAAGATGGAAGATTTAGAGGCTTTTCATCCCGACAGGATGGCTTCCCGAATACTTGGAATGGGAGATATTTTGACTTTAATAGAGAAAGCTCAGGAAGCTATTGACCAGAAAAAGGCTGAGGAGCTTGAAAAAAAACTCAGAAGTATGCAGTTTACTCTTGAAGATTTTTTAGACCAGCTAAAGCAAATAAAAAAGATGGGACCTTTATCTCAGATTATTTCCATGATACCTGGCGTTAAATTAAAAGGTGATGTGGATTTTGATGCTGGCGAGAAGGAACTTAAAAAAATAGAAGCAATCATAAATTCCATGACAAAAGAAGAACGCCAAGACCCAAGCATTATTAATTCCAGCAGAAAAAAAAGAATTGCTATGGGTTCAGGTACCACTGTTCAAGATGTAAACAGACTTTTGAAACAGTTTGAAGACATGAAAAGGATGATGAAGCAGTTTTCAAATTCCAGCTTTGCTAAGAAAGGAAAATTTAAATTTCCTTTCATGTAATATATAATAACTTTTGAATAGGGGAGGTGATATGTGTGGCAGTAAGGATTAGACTCAAGAGGATGGGTGCAAAGAACAATCCATTTTATAGAATTGTTGTTGCAGACTCAAGAAGTCCAAGAGACGGGAAGACAATTGATGAAATAGGATATTATAATCCTCTCAAAAACCCTGCTGATATCAAAATTGATGTTGAAAAAGCAAGAAAATGGCTTTCACATGGTGCTCAGCCAACAGACACTGTAAAGATTTTGCTCAAAAAAGCTCGGGTAATTGAATAATCCATTTTTACAAGGAGGGAGAACTTGACATGCTAAAAGATTTAGTTGAAGTCATAGCAAAGTCTCTTGTTGACAACCCAGACCAAGTAAAGGTTAGTGAAATCCATGGTGAGCAATCTGTGATAATAGAATTAAAAGTTGCACCTGAGGACATGGGCAAGGTAATTGGCAAGCAAGGTAGAATTGCAAGAGCTATAAGGACAGTTGTCAGAGCTGCAGCAAGCAAGGACAACAAAAGAGTTATTGTTGAGATTTTACAATAAAAGAGTTAGGCAAAAGTTTGCCTAACTCTTTTTTAAAAAGGTGAGTGAAGATGTACAAGTACCTCCAGGTGGGCAAGATAGTAAACACTTTTGGTCTTAAAGGTGAAGTGAAAGTAATACCTCTTACAGACAGTCCTGACAGATTTTCTGAGCTTGATTATGTTCTTTTAGAAGACAATCTTTCTCAAAAACTTACAATCGAAAGGTACAGAGTGAAGGATAATATTGTTATTATGAAGTTTAAAGAGATTTCCAGTATAGATGAAGCACAAAAACTCAAAAACCGTTTTTTAGTGATAGAAAGAGAGAGGGCTAAAAAACTTCCAGAAGATACCTATTTTATATGCGACATAATTGGGCTTGAGGTTTATGATTTAGATGGGAGAAAGCTTGGCAAGGTGAAAGACGTCTTGCAGACGGGAAGCAATGATGTGTATATCTGCCAAAGCTATATAGGTAAGAAAGATTTGTTAATCCCAGCTTTAAAAGATATTGTTAAAGAAGTGAATATCGAACAAGGGTATATGAAAATAAAGGTTATTGAAGGGTTGTTAGATTAAAGATGGTATTTAAGGTTTTGACCCTGTTTCCAGAAGTGATTTTACAAGCAACAAACTTCAGTATTTTGAAAAGGGCACAAGAAAAAGGTTTAATCAAAATTGAGGCAATAAATATAAGGGATTTTACACAAGATAAACATAAAAGAACAGATGATTATCCTTATGGCGGCGGATATGGAATGGTTATGGCTGCCCAGCCAATAATTGATGCATATGAGAGTATAAAGTCTGATAAACCTCACAGAGTGATTTATCTTACACCTCAAGGGAAAAAGTATACACAGGATGTTGCAAAGGAGTTTTCAAAAGAAGAGGAGCTTGTCATCATCTGTGGGCATTATGAGGGGATAGACCAAAGAGTTATTGATTTGATTGTGACAGATGAAATTTCGATAGGAGATTATGTGTTAAGCGGAGGAGAGTATGCAGCTCTTGTTTTAATTGATTCTATATCAAGGCTTGTTGAAGGTGTTATTGAAAAGAAATCTGTAGAAGAAGAAAGTTTCTCTAATGGTCTTTTGGAATACCCACATTACACAAGACCATATGAATTCAGAGGGCTGAAAGTGCCTGAGATTCTTCTTTCTGGGAATCATGAGAAAATAAAAAAGTGGCGAAGGTATCAAAGCCTTTTAAAGACAATTAAAGCAAGGCCAGATCTTATAAGTGCTGCTAATTTGACAAAGGATGATATAGAATTTTTAATAAAATATTGTGAGGGTCAAAAAAATGTGTTATAATTACACATGTTCATTTTGGGCTATTTCCCAAATGAAAATAGATGGTCCTCTGCAAACATGGTTTGCAAGAACATTTTTGTGTGGAAGGAGGGAAAATAATAGATGGATATTATTAGAGAAATTGAAAGTGAAATGCTGAGAAAAGATATTCCAGATTTTAAACCAGGTGATACAGTAAGGGTATATTTTAAAGTTATTGAAGGTGGAAGAGAAAGAGTGCAAGCTTTTGAAGGACTTGTCATAAAGAGGAGAGGAAAAGGACTTTCGGAAACTTTCACAGTTAGAAGAATTTCATACGGTATTGGTGTTGAAAGAGTATTTCCTCTTCACTCACCAAGGCTCGAGAAGATTGAAGTTATAAGAAGAGGTAAAGTAAGAAGAGCAAAACTTTATTATATCAGAGAGAAAATTGGTAAAGATGCAAAGATAAAAGAGCTTATTGAAGTACCTCAAAAAGAAAATACTGATAATACTCAGGAAGAGACTAATGCTTAGAGTTAAGCTTAGTCTCTTTTTTATATTTTTATTTACAAAAAGGGAGGCTTTATAATTTGATTGTTCAATGGTACCCGGGGCATATGCAGAAGGCAAAGAGAGAAATTTCTGAGCTTAACAAGTACGTAGATTTGTATCTCATCTTGCTTGATGCAAGAGCACCTTTAAGCTCACGAAATGAGCAGTTAGAAGCGCTTATAAAAGACAAACCCAAGATTTACCTTTTAAACAAAGCTGACTTAGCTGATGAGAAGAAAAATAATCAATTTTTGAAGTATTTTGAATCAATCAACCAAAGAGCACTTTGTGTTGATTCTTTAAAAGGTACAAACGTAAAAAATATATTCAAAATCGCCGAAAATTTATTAAAAGATAAAAT is drawn from Caldicellulosiruptor naganoensis and contains these coding sequences:
- the ffh gene encoding signal recognition particle protein, which gives rise to MFSSLSEKLQDVFKKLRGKGKLTEKDIKDAMKEVKLALLEADVNYKVVKDFINTVTQKAVGEEVLESLTPAQQVIKIVYDEMVNLLGGSDTKLTFSPSGFSIYMMVGLQGSGKTTTAGKLAGLLKKQGKNPLLVACDIYRPAAIKQLEVVAQKVGVKCFADYNSKDAVKIAKEGIEFAKASRCDVAIVDTAGRLHINQELMDELVAIKNAIKPTEILLVLDAMTGQDAVNVAAAFNEQLGIDGIIMTKLDGDTRGGAALSVKAITGKPIKFAGVGEKMEDLEAFHPDRMASRILGMGDILTLIEKAQEAIDQKKAEELEKKLRSMQFTLEDFLDQLKQIKKMGPLSQIISMIPGVKLKGDVDFDAGEKELKKIEAIINSMTKEERQDPSIINSSRKKRIAMGSGTTVQDVNRLLKQFEDMKRMMKQFSNSSFAKKGKFKFPFM
- the rpsP gene encoding 30S ribosomal protein S16; its protein translation is MAVRIRLKRMGAKNNPFYRIVVADSRSPRDGKTIDEIGYYNPLKNPADIKIDVEKARKWLSHGAQPTDTVKILLKKARVIE
- a CDS encoding KH domain-containing protein, yielding MLKDLVEVIAKSLVDNPDQVKVSEIHGEQSVIIELKVAPEDMGKVIGKQGRIARAIRTVVRAAASKDNKRVIVEILQ
- the rimM gene encoding ribosome maturation factor RimM (Essential for efficient processing of 16S rRNA) yields the protein MYKYLQVGKIVNTFGLKGEVKVIPLTDSPDRFSELDYVLLEDNLSQKLTIERYRVKDNIVIMKFKEISSIDEAQKLKNRFLVIERERAKKLPEDTYFICDIIGLEVYDLDGRKLGKVKDVLQTGSNDVYICQSYIGKKDLLIPALKDIVKEVNIEQGYMKIKVIEGLLD
- the trmD gene encoding tRNA (guanosine(37)-N1)-methyltransferase TrmD, translated to MVFKVLTLFPEVILQATNFSILKRAQEKGLIKIEAINIRDFTQDKHKRTDDYPYGGGYGMVMAAQPIIDAYESIKSDKPHRVIYLTPQGKKYTQDVAKEFSKEEELVIICGHYEGIDQRVIDLIVTDEISIGDYVLSGGEYAALVLIDSISRLVEGVIEKKSVEEESFSNGLLEYPHYTRPYEFRGLKVPEILLSGNHEKIKKWRRYQSLLKTIKARPDLISAANLTKDDIEFLIKYCEGQKNVL
- the rplS gene encoding 50S ribosomal protein L19 is translated as MDIIREIESEMLRKDIPDFKPGDTVRVYFKVIEGGRERVQAFEGLVIKRRGKGLSETFTVRRISYGIGVERVFPLHSPRLEKIEVIRRGKVRRAKLYYIREKIGKDAKIKELIEVPQKENTDNTQEETNA